From a region of the Paenibacillus sp. R14(2021) genome:
- a CDS encoding Gfo/Idh/MocA family protein, producing MKPVKVGIVGCGNISQIYFTNLKQYPEIELVAAADIDLERAKQRAEEFDLPKAYTVEQLMADPDIELVVNLTFPKAHANICLQALEAGKHVYVEKPLAVTREEGRQVLELAAAKGLRVASAPETFLGGGIQTCRKLIDDGVIGQPISISGFMMGGGPEGWHPDPEFFYEVGGGPMFDMGPYYLTAYITLMGPIRRVTGSAVISYPERTITSEKKKGKVMKVETPTYIAGVIDFESGAVGTLITSFDTRGGTTLPKMEIHGSEGSMLVPDPNMFGGTVKLRRLGGEWEEVSLTHDNTDNNRGIGVADMARAIREGGPHRANGAMAYHVLEAMHGFHDASREGKHYTMESTCARPEPMPALTNSPAV from the coding sequence ATGAAGCCTGTTAAAGTCGGAATTGTGGGCTGCGGCAATATCAGCCAGATTTATTTTACAAATTTAAAGCAATATCCGGAGATCGAGCTTGTCGCGGCGGCGGATATCGATTTGGAGCGAGCGAAGCAGCGCGCCGAGGAATTTGATTTACCCAAAGCGTATACCGTTGAACAGCTGATGGCCGATCCTGACATTGAGCTTGTGGTAAACCTGACGTTTCCGAAGGCACATGCGAATATTTGCCTGCAAGCGCTGGAAGCTGGTAAGCATGTTTACGTGGAGAAGCCGCTTGCCGTAACGAGAGAGGAAGGCAGGCAGGTGCTGGAGTTAGCGGCGGCGAAGGGGCTGCGCGTAGCAAGCGCGCCGGAAACATTCCTCGGCGGCGGCATTCAAACGTGTCGCAAGTTGATCGATGACGGCGTGATCGGCCAGCCGATTTCGATTTCCGGGTTTATGATGGGCGGCGGGCCGGAGGGCTGGCACCCGGATCCGGAATTTTTCTACGAAGTCGGCGGCGGTCCGATGTTCGATATGGGACCTTATTATTTGACGGCCTACATTACGCTCATGGGCCCGATCCGCAGAGTAACGGGATCCGCGGTTATTTCCTATCCGGAGCGTACCATTACAAGCGAGAAGAAGAAGGGTAAAGTGATGAAGGTCGAGACGCCGACGTACATTGCGGGGGTTATCGATTTCGAAAGCGGCGCCGTCGGCACGCTGATTACGAGTTTTGATACGCGCGGAGGCACGACGCTGCCGAAAATGGAGATCCACGGCAGCGAAGGCTCCATGCTGGTGCCGGATCCGAACATGTTCGGCGGCACGGTGAAGCTTCGCCGTCTCGGCGGCGAGTGGGAGGAGGTCTCCCTTACGCACGACAATACGGATAATAACCGGGGCATCGGCGTTGCCGACATGGCCCGGGCGATCCGGGAAGGCGGCCCGCACCGCGCGAATGGCGCGATGGCCTACCATGTGCTTGAGGCGATGCACGGCTTCCACGATGCTTCCCGCGAGGGCAAGCATTACACGATGGAGAGCACATGCGCGCGTCCTGAACCGATGCCGGCGCTGACGAATTCTCCCGCTGTATAA